GAATAGCGCCGTAAAAAACAAGAGTGGTGTATCGGGCAAGGTTAAAAATCCGTAGGCGTTCATTAACGTCATTGAAAAAACCAAGAGAAAAAAGTGAACTACATAATCTTTCTTTTTTTCGCTGTCAATAAGCATCCATAAAATCAGATAAGTTCCAACCGAAAGCAGACAGCTCATAAAGCGTACCCCCAATTCTCCATCAAAGAAAATACTGCTTAACTTTATTAAAAAGGCCACCATGGGCGGATGATCAAAATAGCCCCAATTCAAATTCTGTGCGTAATACCAGTAATACGCCTCATCATAGATGAGTTCCGTAAAATAGGACTGAACAATATTGAGAACAAAAAGAAAGGCAAGTAGAATAAGAAAAAGCCTAGGAAACTTTTGGGTCATCAAATAGATTTTAACAACGGCAAAGTTACAAATATTGGATTACAAGAAGCACGGTAATAGGTGTTGTAACTTTTTAAACCGTTTGAGAAAACCGTATTTTTGCGCTCTAATCTTTATGTGCATGGCCAACGGTTTAGTAATTATACCAACTTTCAATGAAATTGAAAACATAGAGGCCATTGTAAAAACAGTTTTCGATTTAAAGAAGGATTTTCATGTTCTTGTAGTCGATGATAATTCTCCAGATGGTACTGCCGAAAATGTGAGGTCAATGCAAGAGCAATTTCCTGACAGTCTTTTTTTAGAAGTAAGAAAAGAAAAATCAGGTTTGGGAACGGCTTACATACATGGTTTTAAATGGGCTCTTGAGAGGGATTATGCGTACATTTTTGAAATGGATGCAGATTTTTCGCATCGTCCTACCGATTTGCCAAGATTGCACAGAGCCTGCTTAAATGGCGCCGATGTGGCCGTTGGGTCACGTTATAAAAAAGGTGTAAATGTGGTAAACTGGCCACTGTTCAGAATCTTATTGTCCTACGGGGCTTCTTTCTATGTAAAAATTATAACCGGAATGAAAGTGCACGATCCCACTGCAGGTTTTGTGTGCTATAAGAAAGAGGTATTACAAAACATTAATTTAGATGCGGTTAGATTCATAGGCTACGCATTTCAAATTGAAATGAAGTATAGGGCATACCTAAAAGGCTATAAAATCGAAGAAGTTTCCATCATTTTTACGGATAGGATTAATGGAAAGTCAAAAATGAATTCTGCCATAATAAGAGAAGCTATTTTTGGAGTCATTGCAATGAAGTTTAGAAGTATATTTTATAAAAAGAGTTTTTGAAATGGCAAAAATAATAGTGAAGAATGCGAAGGTCATCAATGAGGGTGGCATCATGGAGACCGATTTACTTTTGGAAGAAGATATTATAACGCGCATAGCCAAGGATATAACGGATGGTAATGCAGATGTTATTGATGTAAATGGAGATTATGTATTACCTGGCATCATTGACGACCAGGTTCATTTTAGAGAACCAGGGCTTACCCATAAAGGTACTATAGGAACTGAGAGCAAAGCTGCGATTGCTGGTGGAATAACCACTTTTATGGAGCAGCCCAATACTAATCCGCAGACTACGACCATAGAAAAGTTGGAAGAGAAATTTGCAGTGGGCGCCAGAGATTCTTATGCGAATTATTCTTTTCTTTTTGGGGGTACGAATGACAACTTAGAGGAACTGAAAAAGCTCGATAAAAATGCATGTTCGGGGGTTAAACTTTTTTTAGGATCGTCTACAGGGAATATGTTGGTGGATAATGAAGAGATTCTTGAAAAAATCTTCAGCAATACGGAAATGGTCATTTCCACACATTGCGAAGATGAGGGGACCATACGTGCGAATATGGAAAAATATCAAGAACAGTACGGTGATGATATCCCGATAAGCCTACATCCTATAATTAGGAGTGAAGAAGCTTGTTACCTATCTTCATCTAAGGCGATTGCCTTGGCTAAAAAGACAGGTGCTAGATTGCATGTTTTCCACCTTTCTACCGGGATTGAAACTGATTTGTTTACCAATGCCATACCGTTGGAAGAGAAAAAGATAACTTCAGAAGTATGCATACACCATCTATGGTTTTCCGATGAGGATTATGCAGATAAAGGAACATTCATTAAATGGAACCCAGCGGTAAAAACGAAAATGGACCGAGAACAACTTTGGGAGGCATTGCTAGATGATAGAATTGATGTTATTGCTACAGATCACGCCCCACATACCTTGGAAGAAAAGAATAATCCCTACACCAAAGCGCCATCCGGTGGGCCCTTGGTTCAGCATGCGTTGCAGGCTATGTTGCAAAAAGAAAAGGAAGGAAAAATAAGTTTGGAAAAGATTGTGGAAAAAATGTGCCATAATCCTGCTAAATTGTTTGATATTGATAGACGAGGCTTTGTACGTGAAGGCTATTTTGCTGATTTGGTACAAGTGAATCGCAACACTAAAAATCAGGTTGAAAAATCAAATATTCTATATAAGTGCGGATGGTCTCCATTTGAAGGCACAATGTTTGATTCTAAAATAGTCCGCACTTTTATCAATGGTCATTTAGCATACGAAAACGGAAAATTTTCGACAGAAAGAAAAGCCAAAAGACTCACATTTAATAGGTAAGGAAAAATGAAGAAAATTATAATATTCTTTTTAGGTCTTCTGTTTTTTTCTTGTGGTGAGAAAGTGGTTGAAAAGCCCGAGAATTTAATTCCAAAGGAAAAAATGATTGCTATTTTGCATGATTTGGCCATTTTGAAAGCAGCTACGACATCGTATAGGCAGCTAATGGAAAGCCAAGGAGTCACTACCATGGAGTTTCTGTACGACAAGTATCAAATTGATAGTACTCAATTTTCCCAGAGTGATTTGTACTATGCTTCCATGCCATTGGAATATGAGTCCATTTATGAAAACGTAGAATCCATGCTGGAAAAAAGGCATAAAGAGTTAGAGGAGGCCAAAAAGAGGGAAAACGATAGTGTTAAAAAAGCCAGTCAGTTAAAAAGGGATTCCATAAAAAACTCAAGAATAAAGAAGGATAGTATAGTTGAATCAAACTAAGTATTTGGAGCAACAAAATTGG
The nucleotide sequence above comes from Flagellimonas sp. HMM57. Encoded proteins:
- a CDS encoding polyprenol monophosphomannose synthase; amino-acid sequence: MANGLVIIPTFNEIENIEAIVKTVFDLKKDFHVLVVDDNSPDGTAENVRSMQEQFPDSLFLEVRKEKSGLGTAYIHGFKWALERDYAYIFEMDADFSHRPTDLPRLHRACLNGADVAVGSRYKKGVNVVNWPLFRILLSYGASFYVKIITGMKVHDPTAGFVCYKKEVLQNINLDAVRFIGYAFQIEMKYRAYLKGYKIEEVSIIFTDRINGKSKMNSAIIREAIFGVIAMKFRSIFYKKSF
- a CDS encoding dihydroorotase, with product MAKIIVKNAKVINEGGIMETDLLLEEDIITRIAKDITDGNADVIDVNGDYVLPGIIDDQVHFREPGLTHKGTIGTESKAAIAGGITTFMEQPNTNPQTTTIEKLEEKFAVGARDSYANYSFLFGGTNDNLEELKKLDKNACSGVKLFLGSSTGNMLVDNEEILEKIFSNTEMVISTHCEDEGTIRANMEKYQEQYGDDIPISLHPIIRSEEACYLSSSKAIALAKKTGARLHVFHLSTGIETDLFTNAIPLEEKKITSEVCIHHLWFSDEDYADKGTFIKWNPAVKTKMDREQLWEALLDDRIDVIATDHAPHTLEEKNNPYTKAPSGGPLVQHALQAMLQKEKEGKISLEKIVEKMCHNPAKLFDIDRRGFVREGYFADLVQVNRNTKNQVEKSNILYKCGWSPFEGTMFDSKIVRTFINGHLAYENGKFSTERKAKRLTFNR
- a CDS encoding DUF4296 domain-containing protein, encoding MKKIIIFFLGLLFFSCGEKVVEKPENLIPKEKMIAILHDLAILKAATTSYRQLMESQGVTTMEFLYDKYQIDSTQFSQSDLYYASMPLEYESIYENVESMLEKRHKELEEAKKRENDSVKKASQLKRDSIKNSRIKKDSIVESN